In Opitutus sp. ER46, the following are encoded in one genomic region:
- a CDS encoding ATP-binding protein, translating into MIAAVAFRNFKALRATSVSLGAFNLVVGPNGSGKTSLMESILRLRAFGVPPPANLPAAEPPAPGPSLEYRFDAPHETLIARVQCSSEDDVGRLALEPPDAAGWQELRQQWARIRGFTLDHTTMAQPPLAASGAELATDGANMAAVLTRIRREAPDLFSALTAEMLRITPEFRSLELDVRGDGHVELGLRLADDGLVTPSEMSQGMLYILGMLALAFDPRPPAVICMEDVDRGIHPRLLREIRDALYRLSYPQAFGLKRAPVQVVVTSHSPYFIDLFREHPEEVVITQKRGREAQFQRLTDRPDLPQLLQEGNLGDMWFSGILGGVPDEP; encoded by the coding sequence GTGATCGCCGCTGTTGCTTTCAGGAACTTCAAGGCTCTGCGCGCGACGAGCGTCTCGCTCGGAGCCTTCAACCTCGTTGTCGGCCCGAACGGCAGCGGCAAGACGAGCCTCATGGAGTCGATTTTGCGGCTGCGCGCCTTCGGCGTGCCGCCGCCGGCGAACCTTCCCGCGGCTGAACCGCCCGCGCCCGGCCCGTCACTCGAATATCGCTTCGACGCGCCACATGAGACGCTGATCGCCCGCGTGCAGTGTTCGTCGGAGGACGATGTCGGTCGGCTCGCGCTGGAACCGCCCGATGCCGCGGGGTGGCAGGAGCTGCGCCAGCAGTGGGCGCGCATTCGCGGCTTTACCCTTGATCACACGACCATGGCGCAGCCACCGCTGGCGGCCTCCGGCGCGGAACTTGCGACAGATGGCGCCAACATGGCGGCGGTGCTGACGCGGATCCGGCGCGAAGCGCCCGACCTGTTTTCCGCCCTCACGGCTGAAATGCTGCGGATCACGCCGGAATTCCGCTCGCTCGAACTCGACGTGCGCGGGGACGGACACGTCGAACTTGGGTTGCGGCTGGCTGATGACGGGCTGGTGACGCCATCGGAAATGTCGCAGGGCATGCTCTACATCCTTGGCATGCTGGCGCTCGCGTTCGATCCCCGGCCGCCGGCGGTGATCTGCATGGAGGACGTCGACCGGGGCATCCACCCGCGGCTGCTCCGCGAGATCCGCGACGCGCTCTACCGGCTGAGCTATCCGCAGGCGTTTGGGCTGAAGCGGGCGCCGGTGCAGGTCGTGGTCACGTCGCATTCGCCTTACTTCATCGACCTCTTTCGCGAGCATCCCGAGGAGGTCGTCATCACGCAGAAGCGCGGGCGCGAGGCGCAGTTTCAGCGGCTGACGGACCGTCCCGACCTGCCGCAGTTGCTGCAGGAGGGAAACCTCGGCGACATGTGGTTCAGCGGCATCCTGGGAGGGGTGCCGGACGAGCCATGA
- a CDS encoding AMP-binding protein — translation MPRPVLRRRSLLPFWIEAVALLIARLLYRVRSSGTENFPQTGGVVLIANHLSYVDAIVLQLACPRPIRFLSQELFEGSLLFRFCVRLGGCIPISPRQPAEGFKRAAKALRAGEVVCLFPEGQISRTGQLMQVRKSFELLARQAKVPVVAAAHDGLWGSVFSFAGNKYLWKSPRLLPTPVFVAMGKPQAYDQATTAWARQELLDLGAVAFEERPVLRRNLARECIRGLTKHPQHVQVIDRTADRKVLKNAQLYAAAAVLCQHLKKTVPDDRIGVVLPPGIGAFVANLAILCAGKHPVNMNFTAGRASIEASFRVGKVSTIISANALRTKVPNFPWPEKTLDLPTVLGEAGGKKAMIPWLLAAWLLPNQWCANLLHLPKVGDRTEAGLLFTSGSAGEPKGVVLTHRNVLANCAQFSSLSILPESCSLMGCLPIFHSFGFTVTLWYPMMRGCQIVTVPSPLDTRKIIDAIAEEKVTIMISAPTFLRPLLKKAQPHELKSLDVVVSGAEKLPDDLYRAFLQTFHIEILQGYGLTETSPVANVNQPHPPIAAATNRPQIGKRLGATGRMMPGMTARILDPDTGKERSATETGIVAFRGANVFGGYLNEPEKTGSVLKDGWFVTGDLGRFDEDGFLFIEGRLSRFSKIGGEMVPHGTVEQKIIDVFAWEPTDSPQLVVTAVPDEAKGEALVLLTTREVSAEELRGRLLEAGLPGLWIPRIIHRVEALPLLGTGKMDIKGCRTLALTLTANGTRSAVAAK, via the coding sequence ATGCCTAGGCCTGTACTCCGTCGGCGCTCCTTACTCCCATTTTGGATCGAAGCCGTTGCCCTCCTCATCGCCCGCCTGCTTTACCGCGTGCGGTCGAGCGGCACGGAGAACTTCCCCCAAACCGGTGGTGTCGTGCTCATCGCGAACCACCTTTCGTACGTCGACGCCATCGTGCTGCAGCTCGCCTGCCCGCGTCCGATTCGGTTCCTGAGCCAGGAGCTGTTCGAAGGCAGCCTGCTTTTTCGCTTCTGTGTTCGCTTGGGCGGCTGCATTCCGATCTCGCCCCGCCAACCCGCCGAGGGCTTCAAGCGTGCCGCCAAGGCCCTGCGGGCCGGTGAGGTGGTGTGCCTGTTCCCCGAGGGGCAGATTTCACGCACCGGCCAGCTGATGCAGGTGCGCAAGAGCTTCGAACTGCTCGCGCGCCAGGCCAAGGTGCCCGTCGTCGCGGCGGCGCACGATGGTCTCTGGGGCTCCGTCTTTTCCTTTGCGGGCAACAAGTACCTTTGGAAGTCGCCGCGCCTCCTGCCCACGCCCGTGTTTGTCGCGATGGGCAAGCCGCAGGCTTACGACCAGGCCACGACGGCGTGGGCGCGCCAGGAGTTGCTCGATCTCGGCGCGGTGGCGTTCGAGGAGCGTCCCGTGCTCCGGCGCAATCTGGCCCGCGAGTGCATTCGCGGCCTGACCAAGCACCCGCAGCATGTGCAGGTGATTGACCGCACCGCTGACCGCAAGGTGCTCAAGAACGCCCAGCTCTACGCCGCCGCCGCGGTCCTGTGCCAGCACCTCAAGAAGACCGTCCCCGATGATCGCATCGGTGTCGTGCTGCCGCCTGGCATCGGCGCGTTCGTGGCCAACCTCGCGATCCTTTGTGCGGGCAAGCATCCGGTGAACATGAACTTCACCGCCGGCCGCGCCTCCATCGAGGCGTCGTTCCGTGTGGGCAAGGTCAGCACCATCATCTCGGCCAACGCCCTGCGCACCAAGGTGCCCAATTTCCCGTGGCCGGAGAAGACCCTCGACCTGCCCACCGTCCTCGGCGAAGCCGGCGGCAAGAAGGCGATGATCCCGTGGCTGCTCGCCGCGTGGCTCCTGCCCAACCAGTGGTGCGCCAATCTGCTGCACCTCCCGAAGGTCGGCGACCGCACCGAGGCCGGCCTCCTCTTCACCAGCGGCAGCGCCGGCGAGCCCAAGGGCGTCGTCCTGACCCACCGCAACGTCCTCGCGAACTGCGCCCAGTTTTCGTCGCTCTCCATTTTGCCCGAGTCCTGCTCGCTGATGGGCTGCCTGCCCATCTTCCACAGCTTCGGTTTCACCGTCACCCTCTGGTACCCCATGATGCGCGGCTGCCAGATCGTCACCGTCCCGAGCCCGCTCGACACCCGCAAGATCATCGACGCCATCGCCGAGGAGAAGGTCACGATCATGATCAGCGCGCCGACGTTCCTGCGGCCGCTGCTCAAGAAGGCGCAGCCGCACGAACTCAAGTCGCTCGACGTCGTGGTCAGCGGCGCGGAGAAGCTCCCGGACGACCTCTATCGCGCCTTCCTCCAGACGTTCCACATCGAGATTCTCCAGGGCTATGGCCTCACCGAGACGTCACCCGTGGCGAACGTGAACCAGCCGCATCCGCCGATCGCCGCCGCGACGAACCGGCCGCAGATCGGCAAGCGCCTCGGCGCGACCGGCCGCATGATGCCGGGTATGACGGCGCGTATCCTCGACCCGGACACGGGCAAGGAACGCTCCGCGACCGAGACCGGGATCGTCGCTTTCCGCGGCGCCAACGTCTTCGGCGGCTATCTCAACGAGCCGGAAAAGACCGGATCGGTCCTCAAGGACGGCTGGTTCGTGACCGGCGACCTCGGCCGCTTCGATGAGGACGGTTTCCTGTTCATCGAGGGACGCCTTTCGCGCTTCTCCAAGATCGGGGGCGAGATGGTTCCTCACGGGACCGTGGAGCAGAAGATCATCGACGTCTTCGCCTGGGAACCCACCGACTCCCCGCAACTGGTCGTGACCGCGGTGCCCGACGAAGCCAAGGGCGAGGCGCTGGTCCTTCTGACGACCCGCGAGGTCTCGGCGGAAGAGCTGCGCGGGCGCCTGCTCGAGGCGGGCCTGCCTGGCCTCTGGATTCCGAGGATCATTCACCGCGTGGAAGCGCTGCCCCTGCTCGGCACCGGCAAGATGGACATCAAGGGCTGCCGTACGCTGGCGCTTACACTGACGGCGAACGGAACGCGCTCCGCTGTCGCGGCGAAATAG
- the hemL gene encoding glutamate-1-semialdehyde 2,1-aminomutase, whose amino-acid sequence MTVSDQLFERAKQLIPGGVNSPVRAFRSVGGAPFFVKAAHGAKLTTADGRELIDFVCTWGPAILGHNHPKIRAAVAEALDRGTSFGIPNPYEVEMAELIVRFVPSIQKVRMCNSGTEATMSAIRLARGFTRRDKIVKFAGCYHGHSDSLLIKAGSGALTHGNPDSAGVPASFARETIVVAYNDRAALEAAFAANPGQIAGVIVEPFCGNCGFIMPDAGYLQFLREITAKHGTVLIFDEVMTGFRIARGGVQEREQITPDLTCLGKIIGGGLPVGAFGGRAEIMDQLAPLGPVYQAGTLSGNPLAMAAGIAGLKLLEELNPYAQLDRLGRQLKDAVLAAARAKGIPVQVPQCGSMFSIFFSATPVRDFATALQGDAKVFNRFFHACLDRGVYLAPSAYEAGFLSTAHEGADIDRACEIFTESIRKL is encoded by the coding sequence ATGACCGTCTCCGACCAACTCTTCGAACGTGCCAAGCAACTGATCCCCGGCGGCGTCAACTCGCCCGTCCGTGCCTTCCGGTCGGTGGGCGGCGCGCCGTTCTTCGTGAAGGCGGCGCACGGGGCGAAGCTCACGACGGCGGACGGCCGCGAGTTGATCGACTTCGTGTGCACGTGGGGCCCGGCGATCCTGGGTCACAACCATCCCAAGATCCGCGCGGCCGTCGCCGAGGCGCTCGACCGCGGCACGTCCTTCGGCATCCCCAACCCGTACGAGGTGGAAATGGCGGAGCTGATCGTGCGCTTCGTGCCTTCCATCCAGAAGGTCCGCATGTGCAACAGCGGCACGGAGGCGACGATGTCCGCCATCCGACTCGCGCGCGGCTTCACGCGCCGGGACAAGATCGTGAAGTTCGCCGGCTGCTACCACGGCCACTCCGACTCGCTCCTGATCAAGGCCGGCTCGGGCGCGCTGACGCATGGCAATCCCGACAGCGCCGGCGTGCCGGCCTCCTTCGCCCGCGAGACAATCGTCGTCGCCTACAACGATCGCGCGGCGCTCGAGGCGGCATTCGCCGCCAACCCCGGCCAGATTGCCGGCGTGATCGTCGAGCCGTTTTGCGGCAACTGTGGTTTCATCATGCCCGACGCCGGGTACCTGCAGTTCCTGCGCGAGATCACCGCGAAGCACGGCACGGTCCTGATCTTCGATGAGGTGATGACGGGATTCCGCATCGCGCGCGGCGGCGTGCAGGAGCGGGAGCAGATCACCCCCGACCTCACCTGCCTCGGCAAGATCATCGGCGGCGGCCTCCCCGTCGGAGCGTTCGGCGGCCGGGCGGAGATCATGGATCAGCTCGCGCCCCTCGGGCCGGTTTACCAGGCGGGCACGCTCAGCGGCAATCCGCTCGCCATGGCGGCTGGCATCGCCGGGCTGAAGCTGCTCGAGGAGCTCAACCCTTACGCCCAACTCGACCGCCTGGGCCGCCAGTTGAAGGATGCCGTGCTCGCGGCCGCCCGGGCCAAGGGTATTCCAGTTCAGGTGCCGCAATGCGGCTCGATGTTCAGCATTTTCTTCTCGGCCACGCCGGTGCGGGACTTCGCGACCGCCCTGCAAGGCGACGCCAAGGTGTTCAACCGTTTCTTCCACGCCTGCCTCGACCGCGGCGTGTACCTCGCGCCCAGCGCCTATGAAGCCGGTTTTCTGAGCACCGCGCACGAGGGCGCCGACATCGACCGCGCCTGCGAAATCTTCACCGAGTCCATCCGCAAGCTGTAG
- a CDS encoding GNAT family N-acetyltransferase, with protein MTPAAPSSTSANSETVAGPALPPGYALREFTLADFETATALWRVSEGVGLNEADSREGITLFLTRNPGLSVVVTAADGTLVAAVLCGHDGRRGYLHHLAVAKSHRGRGLGSAIVRDCLSRLRRAGIQKCNIFLYATNAAGREFWLHQRWTSRGDLVVLQRSTGA; from the coding sequence GTGACGCCCGCCGCTCCGTCGTCCACGTCGGCCAATTCCGAGACGGTCGCAGGTCCGGCGCTGCCACCCGGCTACGCCCTGCGCGAGTTCACCCTCGCGGACTTCGAAACCGCCACCGCCCTGTGGCGGGTGAGCGAAGGTGTCGGGCTCAACGAGGCCGACTCGCGCGAGGGCATCACGCTCTTCCTCACCCGCAACCCGGGGCTGAGCGTGGTGGTCACCGCCGCCGACGGCACGCTGGTCGCCGCCGTGCTGTGCGGGCACGACGGCCGGCGCGGCTACCTGCACCATCTCGCCGTGGCGAAGAGCCACCGCGGCCGAGGCCTCGGCTCGGCGATCGTCCGCGACTGCCTTTCCCGTCTCCGTCGCGCCGGTATCCAGAAGTGCAACATCTTCCTCTACGCCACGAACGCGGCCGGCCGGGAGTTCTGGCTCCACCAGCGCTGGACCTCGCGCGGCGACCTCGTCGTTCTGCAGCGCAGCACCGGAGCCTAA
- a CDS encoding KUP/HAK/KT family potassium transporter — translation MSHQPTPLSRGAQIALSIGALGVVFGDIGTSPLYALNETLRTLPPVERIEGVLGALSLVFWALTFEVSFKYLGFIMRADNRGEGGIFALLALSHTDRSPTSRTGSWFTLLILFGAALLYGDGVITPAISVLGAVEGLKDIDSHIGPAVPLIACIILGALFWVQHKGTRIIGRLFGPVMLVWFAALAVLGVWNLVQQPVVLHALNPLHGLRLLATHPLHATKLLGVVILAITGAEALYADMGHFGRKAIARAWYFGAFPGLALCYFGQGAYVLLHPEATENPFFALAGHGAGRYVLILLSTMAAIVASQALISGTYSLTRQAIQLGYFPRLQVRHTNAELVGQIYLPFVNTTLAILTIAVVLYFQTVERLITAYGVAVTGTMVVTTLAFYRVTRMRWKWKLWHALPLCAVFFLFDLGFFVSNLHKFVEGGWLPLAIALGVLAVMHTWKTGRAEIYQRVYGNNVTETELTSIARSKHVTRVSGAAVFMVGSPTGTPIALLHHVKANRALHQTVVLLSIATEEVPSVPEAEQLTLYEIGEGIWRAVGHYGYMQSPDVSALMEQVRGRGVDINPTAATYFFNREMIISGGSARMWEWQKSLYAFLSRNARPAKDYYRITPSQIIEIGLPLQL, via the coding sequence ATGAGCCACCAACCGACACCCCTCAGCCGGGGCGCCCAAATCGCGCTGTCGATCGGTGCGCTCGGAGTCGTGTTCGGCGACATCGGGACGAGCCCGCTCTACGCGCTCAACGAGACGCTCCGCACCCTCCCGCCCGTCGAACGGATCGAAGGCGTACTGGGTGCCCTGTCCCTGGTGTTCTGGGCCCTGACGTTCGAGGTCAGCTTCAAGTATCTCGGCTTCATCATGCGGGCCGACAACCGCGGTGAGGGCGGCATTTTCGCCCTGCTCGCGCTGAGCCACACCGATCGCAGCCCCACCAGCCGCACCGGCAGCTGGTTCACCCTCCTGATCCTTTTCGGCGCCGCGCTGCTCTACGGTGACGGCGTCATCACTCCGGCCATCTCCGTACTCGGCGCGGTCGAGGGCCTCAAGGACATCGATTCCCATATCGGCCCGGCCGTGCCGCTCATCGCGTGCATCATCCTCGGCGCGCTCTTCTGGGTGCAGCACAAGGGCACGCGCATCATCGGCAGGCTTTTCGGCCCGGTCATGCTGGTCTGGTTCGCCGCGCTCGCAGTCCTGGGCGTCTGGAACCTCGTGCAGCAGCCGGTCGTCCTGCATGCGCTCAATCCGCTCCACGGCCTTCGCCTCCTCGCCACGCATCCGCTGCACGCCACCAAGCTCCTCGGCGTGGTGATCCTCGCCATCACGGGCGCCGAGGCGCTCTACGCGGACATGGGACACTTCGGCCGCAAGGCCATCGCCCGCGCCTGGTACTTTGGCGCCTTCCCCGGTCTCGCGCTGTGCTACTTCGGCCAGGGCGCCTACGTGCTGCTTCACCCCGAGGCGACCGAAAATCCCTTCTTCGCCCTCGCTGGCCACGGGGCCGGGCGCTACGTACTGATTCTGCTTTCGACCATGGCGGCGATTGTCGCAAGCCAGGCCCTCATTTCCGGAACCTACTCGCTCACGCGCCAAGCCATCCAGCTCGGCTATTTCCCGCGCCTCCAGGTACGGCACACCAACGCGGAGCTCGTCGGCCAGATCTATCTGCCGTTCGTCAACACCACGCTGGCCATCCTGACGATCGCCGTCGTGCTCTATTTCCAGACGGTTGAACGGCTGATCACGGCGTACGGCGTCGCCGTCACCGGCACCATGGTCGTCACCACCCTCGCCTTCTACCGCGTCACCCGCATGCGCTGGAAATGGAAACTCTGGCACGCGCTCCCGCTGTGCGCGGTGTTCTTCCTCTTCGACCTGGGCTTCTTCGTTTCCAATCTGCACAAGTTCGTCGAGGGCGGCTGGCTGCCGCTCGCGATCGCGCTCGGCGTGCTCGCGGTCATGCACACGTGGAAGACCGGCCGCGCGGAAATCTACCAGCGCGTCTACGGCAACAACGTCACCGAAACCGAGCTCACGAGCATCGCGCGCAGTAAGCACGTCACCCGCGTCAGCGGGGCGGCGGTGTTCATGGTGGGCTCCCCCACCGGCACGCCGATCGCCCTCCTGCATCACGTAAAGGCCAACCGCGCCCTCCACCAGACCGTCGTCCTCCTGAGCATCGCGACCGAGGAGGTGCCGAGCGTGCCCGAGGCCGAGCAACTCACCCTCTACGAGATCGGTGAAGGCATCTGGCGCGCCGTGGGCCACTACGGGTACATGCAGTCGCCCGACGTCAGTGCGCTCATGGAGCAGGTCCGCGGCCGCGGCGTGGACATCAATCCCACCGCCGCGACGTATTTCTTCAACCGCGAGATGATCATCTCGGGCGGCAGCGCGCGGATGTGGGAGTGGCAGAAGAGTCTCTACGCCTTCCTCAGCCGCAACGCGCGCCCGGCAAAAGACTACTACCGGATCACGCCATCGCAGATCATCGAGATCGGCCTGCCGCTCCAACTGTGA
- the menB gene encoding 1,4-dihydroxy-2-naphthoyl-CoA synthase, with translation MSLDWKVAKNYTDILYHKAGGIAKVTINRPEKRNAFRPETVAQMYDAFLDAREDPTIGVVLLTGAGPHKDGKYAFCAGGDQAVRGHAGYIDAGGVPRLNVLDLQKLIRSTPKVVIALVAGYAIGGGHVLHVVCDLSIAADNAIFGQVGPAMGSFDGGFGSSYLARVVGQKKAREIWYLCRQYNAQQALEMGLVNSVVPVAELEAEGIKWANEILQKSPLAIRLLKSGFNAELDGQAGIQELAGNATMLYYMSDEAKEFHRAQREKRKPDARKYPWLP, from the coding sequence ATGAGTCTCGATTGGAAGGTCGCCAAAAACTACACCGACATCCTCTACCACAAGGCCGGCGGAATCGCCAAAGTGACGATCAATCGGCCCGAGAAGCGCAATGCGTTCCGTCCGGAAACCGTTGCCCAGATGTATGATGCATTCTTGGACGCCCGTGAAGACCCGACGATCGGCGTGGTCCTCCTCACCGGGGCGGGACCGCATAAGGATGGCAAGTATGCCTTTTGTGCGGGGGGCGATCAGGCGGTGCGCGGCCACGCGGGCTACATCGATGCGGGCGGCGTGCCGCGACTCAATGTCCTCGATTTGCAGAAACTCATCCGCTCGACGCCGAAAGTGGTGATCGCGCTGGTGGCCGGCTACGCGATTGGCGGCGGCCACGTGCTGCATGTGGTGTGCGACCTGTCGATCGCCGCCGACAACGCGATCTTCGGGCAGGTTGGGCCGGCGATGGGGTCTTTCGATGGCGGCTTCGGCTCAAGCTACCTTGCCCGGGTGGTTGGTCAGAAGAAGGCGCGGGAGATTTGGTATCTCTGCCGTCAGTACAACGCGCAGCAGGCGCTGGAGATGGGGCTTGTGAACAGCGTTGTCCCGGTCGCGGAGCTCGAGGCCGAGGGCATCAAGTGGGCGAACGAGATCCTGCAGAAGAGTCCGCTGGCGATTCGGCTGCTGAAAAGCGGCTTCAACGCCGAGCTCGACGGCCAGGCGGGGATCCAGGAACTCGCGGGCAACGCGACGATGCTCTATTACATGAGCGACGAGGCGAAGGAGTTTCACCGCGCCCAGCGCGAGAAGCGGAAGCCGGACGCCCGGAAGTACCCCTGGCTGCCTTAG
- a CDS encoding deoxyribodipyrimidine photo-lyase: MAPTLVWLRQDLRLQDHPALASALRRGGAVVPVYVLDDAGEGRWACGAAARSWLHRSLAALEAALRERGSRLILARGDTATELMRIVRATGAQAVYWSRRYEPAARRQDAAVAAALKAAGVETAEFAGTLLFDPDELRNKQGTPFQVFTPFWRHAQTLPVPTPEKVPAGPWPVPSRWPASLALAELHLSPRPAWDRGFYGPWEPGEAGGAARLKRFARGAMEDYAEGRDLPAEDGTSRMSPHLHYGEVSPRQVWAAVAAQGRESGVFPPSRGAGVFLNEIGWREFAHHLLVHFPHTPEAPLREAFARFPWAADPGGKKLAAWRAGRTGYPIVDAGMRQLWATGWMHNRVRMIAASFLVKHLRLPWTEGATWFWDTLVDADLAANTLNWQWSAGCGADAAPYFRIFAPVTQGRRFDPEGAYVRCWVPELARLPAAHVHAPWEAPAEELARAGVALGGNYPRPIVDHATARAEALAAFHKLRENGAG; this comes from the coding sequence ATGGCTCCCACCCTGGTATGGCTCCGTCAGGATCTCCGGCTGCAGGACCACCCGGCGCTGGCTTCCGCCCTTCGCCGCGGCGGTGCGGTCGTGCCGGTGTACGTGCTCGACGATGCCGGTGAGGGCCGCTGGGCATGCGGCGCGGCGGCACGGTCGTGGCTGCACCGTTCGCTGGCGGCGCTCGAGGCAGCGCTGCGGGAGCGCGGCTCGCGGCTGATCCTCGCCCGCGGTGATACCGCGACCGAACTGATGCGGATCGTGCGCGCGACCGGGGCGCAGGCGGTGTATTGGAGCAGAAGGTACGAGCCTGCCGCCCGGCGGCAGGACGCTGCGGTTGCGGCAGCGCTGAAGGCGGCGGGGGTGGAGACCGCGGAGTTTGCCGGCACGCTCCTGTTCGACCCCGACGAACTGCGCAACAAGCAGGGCACGCCGTTCCAGGTCTTCACGCCGTTCTGGCGGCACGCGCAAACGCTCCCGGTGCCGACACCGGAGAAGGTCCCGGCCGGGCCGTGGCCGGTGCCGTCCCGCTGGCCGGCATCGCTGGCACTGGCGGAGCTGCACCTGTCGCCGCGACCGGCTTGGGACCGCGGGTTCTACGGCCCGTGGGAACCGGGTGAGGCGGGGGGCGCGGCGCGGCTGAAGCGGTTCGCGCGCGGTGCGATGGAGGACTACGCGGAGGGGCGCGACCTGCCGGCGGAGGATGGCACCTCGCGAATGTCTCCGCATCTTCATTACGGCGAGGTCTCGCCCCGGCAGGTGTGGGCGGCGGTGGCGGCGCAGGGCCGCGAGTCAGGGGTGTTTCCGCCGAGCCGCGGCGCCGGGGTGTTCCTCAACGAAATCGGCTGGCGGGAGTTTGCGCACCATCTCCTGGTTCACTTCCCGCACACGCCCGAGGCGCCGTTGCGGGAGGCGTTCGCGCGGTTCCCGTGGGCCGCCGATCCGGGCGGAAAAAAACTCGCCGCGTGGCGCGCGGGCCGCACCGGCTATCCGATCGTCGATGCGGGGATGCGGCAGTTGTGGGCGACGGGCTGGATGCACAACCGCGTGCGGATGATCGCCGCGTCATTCCTGGTGAAACACCTGCGGCTGCCGTGGACCGAAGGCGCGACGTGGTTTTGGGACACGCTGGTCGACGCCGACCTGGCGGCCAACACGCTCAACTGGCAGTGGTCGGCGGGGTGCGGGGCGGACGCCGCGCCGTATTTTCGGATCTTTGCCCCGGTGACGCAGGGGCGGCGCTTCGATCCGGAAGGGGCCTACGTGCGCTGCTGGGTGCCGGAGCTGGCGCGATTGCCCGCCGCCCACGTGCACGCGCCGTGGGAGGCGCCGGCCGAGGAACTGGCGCGCGCCGGCGTCGCGCTGGGCGGCAACTATCCGCGGCCGATCGTCGACCATGCGACCGCCCGGGCCGAGGCGCTGGCGGCTTTCCACAAACTGCGCGAGAATGGGGCCGGATGA
- a CDS encoding TIGR01777 family oxidoreductase, whose product MKIVIAGASGLVGRALGAQLRADGDDVLRLERGGVAARDAIAWQPPQRLLDPAALEGVDAVVNLAGENIGAGRWTAERRQRIRSSRIHATATLVEAMAAMHRPPRVLVNASAVGAYGDCGDEIVTESSPFGRGLLAEVCAEWESEAQRAAKFGTRVVCLRLGVVLAKEGGALARLRPLFRSGLGGRLGSGRQWMSWVHLDDVVGVTQCALRDERFGGVLNVVAPAPVTNVDFTRALARTVHRPAVLPAPAWALRLALGEMADEALLASTRAVPTRLLELGFAFAFPELGPALQDVV is encoded by the coding sequence ATGAAGATCGTCATCGCAGGCGCGTCGGGATTGGTCGGGCGGGCGCTCGGAGCGCAATTGCGCGCGGACGGTGATGATGTCCTGCGGCTTGAGCGCGGCGGCGTTGCGGCACGCGATGCGATCGCATGGCAGCCCCCGCAACGGCTGCTGGATCCCGCCGCGTTGGAAGGCGTGGATGCCGTGGTGAACCTGGCGGGCGAGAACATCGGCGCGGGCCGTTGGACGGCTGAGCGGCGGCAGCGGATCCGCTCCAGCCGCATTCACGCCACGGCTACGCTGGTGGAGGCGATGGCGGCGATGCATCGGCCGCCCCGCGTGCTGGTGAATGCATCGGCCGTCGGGGCGTACGGGGATTGCGGCGACGAGATCGTGACCGAATCGAGTCCGTTCGGACGCGGGTTGCTGGCGGAGGTGTGCGCGGAGTGGGAAAGCGAGGCGCAGCGGGCGGCGAAGTTTGGCACGCGGGTGGTGTGCCTGCGCCTCGGGGTGGTGCTCGCGAAGGAGGGCGGGGCGTTGGCGCGGCTGCGGCCGCTTTTCCGGTCCGGCCTGGGCGGCCGTTTGGGCTCGGGCCGGCAGTGGATGAGCTGGGTGCACCTCGACGATGTGGTCGGCGTGACCCAGTGCGCGCTGCGGGACGAACGGTTCGGCGGCGTGCTCAACGTGGTGGCGCCGGCGCCGGTAACCAATGTGGACTTCACCCGCGCGCTGGCGCGAACCGTACACCGGCCGGCGGTTCTGCCGGCGCCGGCCTGGGCGCTGCGACTGGCGTTGGGCGAGATGGCGGACGAGGCGCTGCTGGCGAGCACGCGCGCGGTCCCGACGCGACTTCTGGAACTCGGCTTTGCATTCGCCTTCCCGGAACTCGGCCCCGCGCTGCAGGACGTGGTGTGA
- the arr gene encoding NAD(+)--rifampin ADP-ribosyltransferase: MTHVSAAEGPRYPSPPPYYHGTRIDLKIGDLICPGYASNYGQRRKANHVYFAATLEAAVWGAELAVGDGTGRIYIVEPTGPFVDDPNLTDKRFPGNPTKSYRSKAPVRIVGEVKEWQGHPPEALKVMKDHLARLKEQGFEAVDD, translated from the coding sequence ATGACTCACGTTTCTGCGGCGGAGGGACCACGTTACCCGAGCCCGCCGCCGTATTACCACGGCACCCGCATCGACCTGAAAATCGGTGACCTGATCTGTCCCGGCTACGCGTCGAACTACGGGCAGCGGCGGAAGGCAAACCACGTCTACTTTGCGGCCACGTTGGAGGCGGCGGTCTGGGGCGCGGAGCTGGCGGTCGGCGATGGCACCGGACGAATCTACATCGTCGAGCCTACGGGGCCGTTCGTGGACGACCCCAACCTGACGGACAAGCGCTTCCCGGGAAACCCCACGAAGTCGTATCGTTCGAAGGCGCCGGTCCGAATTGTGGGTGAGGTGAAGGAGTGGCAGGGGCACCCGCCCGAGGCGCTCAAGGTGATGAAGGACCACCTGGCGCGCCTGAAGGAACAGGGCTTCGAGGCGGTGGACGACTGA